In Camelus dromedarius isolate mCamDro1 chromosome 28, mCamDro1.pat, whole genome shotgun sequence, a genomic segment contains:
- the LOC105101788 gene encoding adhesion G protein-coupled receptor B1 isoform X2, producing the protein MILGSRAGPSHPSNSFSVEQLVMGNHNPRDVAGGPENCLTSLTQDGAGMRSAAAGSPRLASRPRMLGATAAPWSPEALFLPASAQSSATWPEPSLALLAARPWHVKAWPTPACSARGTLAAPPARMRGQATALGALWVFHPLLLLLGRQPSVASETDVRPGVGRTPCWCRASSSGTSWVATEFSASASRCSWTLCNPNLPRYKLCMKVATVPACSSPACVGIYQLESFLESTPSYLGLEGCDEVLRLCDSSGPLAFLQAGKQFLQIKRHQLPLDDDTRPSHPSDNFSVEQLVMGNHNPRDVTGGPENCLTSLTQDGAGMRSGMLAS; encoded by the exons ATGATCCTGGGCTCCAGGGCggggccctcccaccccagcaacAGCTTCTCCGTGGAACAGCTGGTCATGGGCAACCACAACCCCCGTGACGTGGCTGGTGGTCCTGAGAACTGCCTCACCAGCCTGACCCAGGATGGGGCAGGGATGCGCTCAG CCGCTGCTGGCAGCCCCAGGCTGGCGTCCAGGCCCCGGATGTTAGGAGCCACTGCTGCCCCTTGGTCGCCTGAAgccctctttcttcctgcctccgCTCAGAGCTCTGCAACCTGGCCCGAGCCCAGCCTGGCCCTACTCGCTGCCAGACCCTGGCATGTCAAGGCCTGGCCCACGCCTGCCTGCTCAGCCCGTGGAACCCTGGCGGCCCCACCAGCTAGGATGAGGGGCCAGGCCACTGCCCTGGGCGCCCTGTGGGTTTTCCatccgctgctgctgctgcttgggcGCCAGCCAAGTGTGGCCTCAGAGACAGATGTGCGTCCTGGGGTGGGCCGTACCCCATGCTGGTGCAGGGCAAGTTCTTCAGGTACTTCTTGGGTGGCCACTGAGTTCTCTGCCAGTGCTTCACGCTGCTCCTGGACCCTGTGCAACCCGAACCTGCCCCGCTACAAGCTCTGCATGAAAGTGGCCACGGTGCCCGCCTGCAGCAGCCCCGCCTGTGTTGGAATCTACCAGTTGGAATCCTTCCTGGAGTCCACACCCAGCTACCTGGGCCTGGAGGGCTGTGATGAGGTGCTGAGGCTCTGCGATTCCTCGGGGCCGCTGGCCTTCCTGCAGGCCGGCAAGCAGTTCCTGCAGATCAAGAGACATCAGCTGCCACTGGATGATGACACcaggccctcccaccccagcgACAACTTCTCCGTGGAACAGCTGGTCATGGGCAACCACAACCCCCGTGACGTGACTGGTGGCCCTGAGAACTGCCTCACCAGCCTGACCCAGGATGGGGCGGGGATGCGCTCAG
- the LOC105101788 gene encoding adhesion G protein-coupled receptor B1 isoform X3 — protein MLGATAAPWSPEALFLPASAQSSATWPEPSLALLAARPWHVKAWPTPACSARGTLAAPPARMRGQATALGALWVFHPLLLLLGRQPSVASETDVRPGVGRTPCWCRASSSGTSWVATEFSASASRCSWTLCNPNLPRYKLCMKVATVPACSSPACVGIYQLESFLESTPSYLGLEGCDEVLRLCDSSGPLAFLQAGKQFLQIKRHQLPLDDDTRPSHPSDNFSVEQLVMGNHNPRDVTGGPENCLTSLTQDGAGMRSGLIWNPEERVSF, from the coding sequence ATGTTAGGAGCCACTGCTGCCCCTTGGTCGCCTGAAgccctctttcttcctgcctccgCTCAGAGCTCTGCAACCTGGCCCGAGCCCAGCCTGGCCCTACTCGCTGCCAGACCCTGGCATGTCAAGGCCTGGCCCACGCCTGCCTGCTCAGCCCGTGGAACCCTGGCGGCCCCACCAGCTAGGATGAGGGGCCAGGCCACTGCCCTGGGCGCCCTGTGGGTTTTCCatccgctgctgctgctgcttgggcGCCAGCCAAGTGTGGCCTCAGAGACAGATGTGCGTCCTGGGGTGGGCCGTACCCCATGCTGGTGCAGGGCAAGTTCTTCAGGTACTTCTTGGGTGGCCACTGAGTTCTCTGCCAGTGCTTCACGCTGCTCCTGGACCCTGTGCAACCCGAACCTGCCCCGCTACAAGCTCTGCATGAAAGTGGCCACGGTGCCCGCCTGCAGCAGCCCCGCCTGTGTTGGAATCTACCAGTTGGAATCCTTCCTGGAGTCCACACCCAGCTACCTGGGCCTGGAGGGCTGTGATGAGGTGCTGAGGCTCTGCGATTCCTCGGGGCCGCTGGCCTTCCTGCAGGCCGGCAAGCAGTTCCTGCAGATCAAGAGACATCAGCTGCCACTGGATGATGACACcaggccctcccaccccagcgACAACTTCTCCGTGGAACAGCTGGTCATGGGCAACCACAACCCCCGTGACGTGACTGGTGGCCCTGAGAACTGCCTCACCAGCCTGACCCAGGATGGGGCGGGGATGCGCTCAG
- the LOC105101788 gene encoding adhesion G protein-coupled receptor B1 isoform X1 — protein sequence MILGSRAGPSHPSNSFSVEQLVMGNHNPRDVAGGPENCLTSLTQDGAGMRSAAAGSPRLASRPRMLGATAAPWSPEALFLPASAQSSATWPEPSLALLAARPWHVKAWPTPACSARGTLAAPPARMRGQATALGALWVFHPLLLLLGRQPSVASETDVRPGVGRTPCWCRASSSGTSWVATEFSASASRCSWTLCNPNLPRYKLCMKVATVPACSSPACVGIYQLESFLESTPSYLGLEGCDEVLRLCDSSGPLAFLQAGKQFLQIKRHQLPLDDDTRPSHPSDNFSVEQLVMGNHNPRDVTGGPENCLTSLTQDGAGMRSGLIWNPEERVSF from the exons ATGATCCTGGGCTCCAGGGCggggccctcccaccccagcaacAGCTTCTCCGTGGAACAGCTGGTCATGGGCAACCACAACCCCCGTGACGTGGCTGGTGGTCCTGAGAACTGCCTCACCAGCCTGACCCAGGATGGGGCAGGGATGCGCTCAG CCGCTGCTGGCAGCCCCAGGCTGGCGTCCAGGCCCCGGATGTTAGGAGCCACTGCTGCCCCTTGGTCGCCTGAAgccctctttcttcctgcctccgCTCAGAGCTCTGCAACCTGGCCCGAGCCCAGCCTGGCCCTACTCGCTGCCAGACCCTGGCATGTCAAGGCCTGGCCCACGCCTGCCTGCTCAGCCCGTGGAACCCTGGCGGCCCCACCAGCTAGGATGAGGGGCCAGGCCACTGCCCTGGGCGCCCTGTGGGTTTTCCatccgctgctgctgctgcttgggcGCCAGCCAAGTGTGGCCTCAGAGACAGATGTGCGTCCTGGGGTGGGCCGTACCCCATGCTGGTGCAGGGCAAGTTCTTCAGGTACTTCTTGGGTGGCCACTGAGTTCTCTGCCAGTGCTTCACGCTGCTCCTGGACCCTGTGCAACCCGAACCTGCCCCGCTACAAGCTCTGCATGAAAGTGGCCACGGTGCCCGCCTGCAGCAGCCCCGCCTGTGTTGGAATCTACCAGTTGGAATCCTTCCTGGAGTCCACACCCAGCTACCTGGGCCTGGAGGGCTGTGATGAGGTGCTGAGGCTCTGCGATTCCTCGGGGCCGCTGGCCTTCCTGCAGGCCGGCAAGCAGTTCCTGCAGATCAAGAGACATCAGCTGCCACTGGATGATGACACcaggccctcccaccccagcgACAACTTCTCCGTGGAACAGCTGGTCATGGGCAACCACAACCCCCGTGACGTGACTGGTGGCCCTGAGAACTGCCTCACCAGCCTGACCCAGGATGGGGCGGGGATGCGCTCAG